A single genomic interval of Streptomyces showdoensis harbors:
- a CDS encoding DNA polymerase III subunit gamma and tau encodes MSSLALYRRYRPESFAEVIGQEHVTDPLQQALRNNRVNHAYLFSGPRGCGKTTSARILARCLNCEKGPTPTPCGECQSCQDLARNGPGSIDVIEIDAASHGGVDDARDLREKAFFGPASSRYKIYIIDEAHMVTSAGFNALLKVVEEPPEHLKFIFATTEPEKVIGTIRSRTHHYPFRLVPPGTLREYLGEVCGREGIPVEDGVLPLVVRAGAGSVRDSMSVMDQLLAGATDAGVTYAMATSLLGYTDGSLLDSVVDAFAAGDGAAAFEVVDRVIEGGNDPRRFVADLLERLRDLVILAAVPDAAEKGLVDAPVDVIERMQAQASVFGAAELSRAADLVNAGLTEMRGATSPRLQLELICARVLLPAAFDDERSMQARLDRLERGAAAAPPAAVFTTSSPAPQMGYVPTAEAHVPPPAPVPAAPAAPPAPTAPFQAAPPAQPEPAPFQQAPAAPAAAEAPRPGAWPGAAKPGGGAPGAWPGAATPAAAPVPQAQAPAPQAAAQSAAPAAGGSMAAGAAQVRAMWPQILEAVKNRRRFTWILLSQNAQVAGFDGTTLQLGFLNAGARDNFASSGSEDVLKAALSEQFNVNWRIEAIIDPSGGAAQPPTGGGFSGGGFSGGGSPAGGFGGGGFGGGGGGGGFGGAPSAPAPAPVQAAPPAQHSAAPAPAPVQAPSPARQEPAPVHTPQAPPPVAPEDDVPEEDDPDLVDSALSGHELIVRELGATVLEEYTNE; translated from the coding sequence GTGTCGTCTCTCGCGCTGTACCGCCGCTACCGCCCCGAGTCCTTCGCCGAGGTCATCGGGCAGGAGCATGTCACCGACCCGCTGCAGCAGGCGCTGCGGAACAACCGGGTCAATCACGCGTACCTGTTCAGCGGGCCCCGTGGATGCGGCAAGACGACCAGCGCGCGGATCCTGGCGCGCTGTCTGAACTGTGAGAAGGGTCCCACCCCCACCCCGTGCGGGGAGTGCCAGTCCTGCCAGGACCTGGCGCGCAACGGGCCGGGCTCCATCGACGTCATCGAGATCGACGCGGCTTCGCACGGTGGTGTGGACGACGCCCGTGACCTGCGGGAGAAGGCCTTCTTCGGGCCCGCCTCCAGCCGGTACAAGATCTACATCATCGACGAGGCGCACATGGTCACCTCGGCGGGCTTCAACGCCCTGCTGAAGGTGGTCGAGGAGCCGCCGGAGCACCTCAAGTTCATCTTCGCGACCACCGAGCCCGAGAAGGTCATCGGCACCATCCGGTCGCGTACGCACCACTACCCCTTCCGTCTGGTGCCGCCCGGCACCCTGCGGGAGTACCTGGGCGAGGTCTGCGGCCGCGAGGGCATCCCCGTCGAGGACGGCGTGCTGCCGCTCGTCGTCCGGGCCGGCGCCGGTTCGGTGCGTGACTCGATGTCGGTGATGGACCAGCTGCTCGCCGGCGCCACCGACGCCGGTGTGACGTACGCGATGGCGACCTCCCTGCTCGGCTACACGGACGGGTCCCTGCTCGACTCGGTGGTCGACGCCTTCGCCGCCGGTGACGGTGCCGCCGCCTTCGAGGTCGTCGACCGGGTCATCGAGGGGGGCAACGACCCCCGGCGGTTCGTCGCCGACCTCCTGGAGCGGCTGCGCGACCTCGTGATCCTCGCCGCCGTGCCGGACGCCGCGGAGAAGGGGCTCGTCGACGCGCCGGTCGACGTCATCGAGCGCATGCAGGCGCAGGCCTCCGTCTTCGGCGCCGCCGAGCTCAGCCGCGCCGCCGACCTGGTCAACGCCGGTCTGACCGAGATGCGCGGCGCCACCTCGCCGCGGCTCCAGCTGGAGCTGATCTGCGCGCGCGTGCTGCTGCCCGCCGCCTTCGACGACGAGCGCTCGATGCAGGCGCGGCTCGACCGGCTGGAGCGCGGCGCCGCCGCGGCCCCGCCCGCGGCGGTGTTCACGACGAGCTCGCCGGCCCCGCAGATGGGGTACGTGCCGACGGCCGAGGCACATGTCCCGCCGCCCGCCCCGGTCCCCGCCGCCCCTGCCGCGCCCCCCGCTCCCACCGCCCCCTTCCAGGCCGCGCCGCCCGCCCAGCCCGAGCCCGCCCCGTTCCAGCAGGCCCCCGCGGCCCCCGCGGCCGCCGAGGCGCCGCGTCCCGGTGCGTGGCCCGGGGCCGCCAAGCCCGGCGGTGGTGCGCCCGGCGCCTGGCCGGGAGCCGCCACGCCCGCGGCCGCGCCCGTCCCGCAGGCCCAGGCCCCCGCCCCGCAGGCCGCCGCCCAGTCCGCCGCCCCGGCGGCCGGCGGCAGCATGGCCGCGGGCGCCGCCCAGGTGCGCGCCATGTGGCCGCAGATCCTGGAGGCCGTCAAGAACCGGCGCCGCTTCACCTGGATCCTGCTCTCGCAGAACGCCCAGGTCGCGGGCTTCGACGGCACCACCCTCCAGCTCGGCTTCCTCAACGCGGGCGCCCGCGACAACTTCGCGAGCAGCGGCAGTGAGGACGTCCTGAAGGCCGCCCTCTCCGAGCAGTTCAACGTGAACTGGCGCATCGAGGCGATCATCGACCCGTCCGGCGGCGCCGCCCAGCCGCCCACAGGCGGTGGCTTCTCCGGTGGCGGCTTCTCCGGCGGGGGATCGCCCGCCGGCGGCTTCGGTGGCGGCGGCTTCGGCGGAGGCGGAGGCGGTGGCGGTTTCGGCGGCGCCCCCTCGGCGCCCGCCCCCGCTCCCGTCCAGGCCGCGCCGCCCGCCCAGCACTCCGCGGCCCCGGCCCCCGCTCCCGTACAGGCCCCGTCGCCCGCCCGGCAGGAGCCCGCCCCCGTCCACACCCCCCAGGCCCCGCCGCCCGTCGCGCCCGAGGACGACGTGCCGGAGGAGGACGACCCGGACCTCGTGGACTCGGCGCTCTCGGGCCACGAGCTGATCGTCCGCGAGCTCGGCGCCACGGTCCTGGAGGAATACACCAACGAGTAG
- a CDS encoding DUF11 domain-containing protein produces the protein MPALDPRPGTRRLPALRRPPAAVAALVTALVTALAVPAFGLPALSALSALSALSVASPAYADDAGEQGARGARDIRQASPGTALAWGSNVSGELGDGTTAGKGAVPGRVCETAPCTEPLDEVVKVATGDGHSVALLADGSVVGWGKNADGQLGDGTTTDRSTPVRVCAVGGTAPCGSFLTGAVSVAAGDLHSSALLADGTVVSWGSNAVGRLGDGTTTDRPTPVRVCALYKAAPCTSFLSNVTSLSSGYQHTLATRADGTLVSWGYNGNGQLGDGTLTTRTTPVQVLGLSDVVSAAAGEFFSLAGHGDGTVHSWGAGDALGDGTGIRTPSPVQVCAVGQTAPCTSFLTGVGSVAAGAFHGLAARTDGTAVAWGGNSSGQLGDGTTTNRKVPVQVCAPGSCATRLSGVTAVAASTTGFHSVALRSDGTVRAWGSNVVGQLGDGTSGTNAVTPVRVCALGQKAPCARLLDGVTSIAAGAAHTVAVFRPSADLSTSVSASPEPVADGATLTYTVRVHNHGPTAAEGVVLTDRLPASGRFVSATPSTGTCDKPPPGSTDTVTCSFGTLSRGGDVTVTIEVKALLTYLPQITNSAEATSTTPDPRPGNNAATIDTRLG, from the coding sequence ATGCCCGCCCTGGACCCCCGGCCCGGCACCCGCCGGCTACCGGCCCTGCGAAGACCACCCGCCGCGGTGGCCGCCCTGGTCACCGCCTTGGTCACCGCCCTGGCGGTGCCCGCCTTCGGGCTGCCGGCCCTGTCCGCGCTGTCGGCCCTGTCGGCCCTGTCCGTCGCGTCCCCCGCCTACGCCGACGACGCGGGGGAGCAGGGGGCGCGGGGCGCGCGGGACATCCGGCAGGCATCGCCGGGCACCGCCCTCGCCTGGGGGTCCAACGTCTCGGGTGAGCTCGGCGACGGTACGACGGCCGGGAAGGGCGCCGTCCCCGGGCGGGTCTGTGAGACGGCGCCGTGCACCGAGCCGCTGGACGAGGTCGTGAAGGTGGCGACCGGTGACGGGCACAGCGTCGCCCTGCTGGCGGACGGTTCGGTCGTCGGCTGGGGGAAGAACGCGGACGGCCAGCTCGGCGACGGCACGACCACGGACCGGTCGACGCCGGTCCGGGTGTGCGCGGTGGGCGGGACCGCGCCGTGCGGGTCGTTCCTGACCGGCGCGGTGTCCGTGGCGGCGGGTGACCTGCACAGCTCCGCGCTGCTCGCCGACGGGACCGTCGTGTCCTGGGGCAGCAACGCCGTGGGCAGGCTCGGCGACGGCACGACCACCGACCGGCCCACGCCGGTCCGGGTCTGCGCCCTGTACAAGGCGGCGCCGTGCACGTCCTTCCTCAGCAACGTCACCAGCCTCTCGTCCGGCTACCAGCACACCCTGGCGACCCGGGCGGACGGCACCCTGGTCTCCTGGGGCTACAACGGCAACGGCCAGCTCGGGGACGGCACCCTCACCACCCGCACCACCCCGGTACAGGTGCTCGGCCTGTCCGACGTGGTGAGCGCGGCCGCGGGGGAGTTCTTCAGCCTGGCCGGCCACGGCGACGGCACCGTCCACAGCTGGGGGGCCGGTGACGCGCTCGGCGACGGCACGGGCATCCGGACCCCCAGCCCGGTCCAGGTCTGCGCCGTCGGGCAGACAGCGCCCTGCACCTCGTTCCTGACCGGCGTCGGGTCGGTGGCCGCGGGCGCGTTCCACGGCCTGGCGGCGCGCACCGACGGCACCGCCGTGGCCTGGGGCGGCAACAGCTCCGGCCAGCTCGGCGACGGCACGACCACGAACAGGAAGGTTCCGGTCCAGGTCTGCGCGCCCGGCAGTTGTGCCACGCGTCTGAGCGGGGTGACCGCCGTCGCGGCGAGCACCACCGGTTTCCACAGCGTGGCGCTGCGCTCCGACGGCACGGTCCGCGCCTGGGGCTCCAACGTCGTCGGCCAGCTCGGGGACGGCACGTCGGGCACCAACGCCGTCACGCCCGTCCGGGTCTGCGCCCTCGGCCAGAAGGCGCCGTGCGCCCGGCTCCTCGACGGCGTGACGTCGATCGCCGCCGGCGCCGCCCACACCGTCGCGGTCTTCCGGCCGAGCGCCGATCTCTCGACGTCGGTCTCCGCGAGCCCCGAGCCGGTGGCGGACGGGGCGACCCTCACGTACACGGTCCGGGTCCACAACCACGGTCCGACCGCGGCGGAGGGCGTGGTCCTCACCGACCGCCTGCCGGCCAGCGGCCGGTTCGTCAGCGCCACCCCGTCCACGGGAACCTGTGACAAGCCGCCGCCGGGTTCCACGGACACCGTGACGTGTTCCTTCGGCACGCTGTCCAGGGGCGGCGACGTGACCGTCACGATCGAGGTGAAGGCGCTGCTGACGTACCTGCCGCAGATCACCAACTCTGCCGAGGCCACCAGCACCACACCCGACCCGAGGCCGGGGAACAACGCGGCGACCATCGACACCCGGCTGGGCTGA
- a CDS encoding GNAT family N-acetyltransferase: MTFVLKGPVLEGELVRLEPLGHRHAADLAVAVDEDRGSYAYTWVPAAAEVGAYIDTQLGRVAAGTLAPYAQVRKDTGRAVGVTSFWDPRLRESGDALQAIEVGFTWLAASAQGTGVNTEAKYLLFRHAFEHWKVSRLDLKTDARNARSRAAIAKTGAHFEGVLRNWSRSWAPGEEGKLRDSAIFSVTDAEWPACRERMLGRLAGRVARRSSGGVGSSA, translated from the coding sequence ATGACGTTCGTACTCAAGGGACCCGTACTGGAAGGCGAACTCGTGCGCCTCGAACCGCTGGGCCACCGCCACGCGGCGGACCTCGCGGTGGCGGTGGACGAGGACCGCGGCTCGTACGCGTACACGTGGGTGCCCGCGGCCGCCGAGGTCGGCGCGTACATCGACACCCAGCTCGGGCGGGTCGCCGCCGGGACGCTCGCGCCGTACGCGCAGGTGCGCAAGGACACCGGGCGGGCCGTCGGCGTCACGTCCTTCTGGGACCCGAGGCTGCGGGAGTCGGGGGACGCGCTCCAGGCGATCGAGGTCGGGTTCACCTGGCTCGCGGCGTCGGCCCAGGGCACCGGCGTGAACACCGAGGCCAAGTACCTGCTCTTCCGGCACGCCTTCGAACACTGGAAGGTGTCCCGCCTCGACCTCAAGACCGACGCCCGCAACGCCCGTTCCCGCGCCGCCATCGCCAAGACCGGTGCCCACTTCGAGGGCGTCCTCCGCAACTGGTCCCGGTCCTGGGCGCCGGGCGAGGAGGGGAAGCTGCGCGATTCGGCGATCTTCTCCGTCACGGATGCGGAATGGCCCGCGTGCAGGGAGCGGATGCTGGGGCGGCTGGCGGGGCGGGTGGCCCGGCGGAGTTCCGGGGGTGTCGGGAGCAGTGCGTGA
- a CDS encoding dienelactone hydrolase family protein — MAEVLLFHHAHGLTPGVLAFAEELRGCGHTVHVPDLYEGRMFDTLEAGAGYAQEVGFGTIVERGVRAAESLPGRIVYAGFSLGVLPAQKLAQTREGAAGVLLFEACVPVEEFGGGWPAGVPVQVHGMDADPFFAGEGDVEAARALVAGAGAGRGELFLYPGDRHLFADPGLAGYDAEAAGLLTARVRGFLDGLAD, encoded by the coding sequence ATGGCCGAGGTACTGCTCTTCCACCACGCACACGGACTCACCCCTGGCGTCCTCGCCTTCGCCGAGGAGCTGCGGGGCTGCGGGCACACGGTGCACGTGCCCGACCTCTACGAGGGCCGGATGTTCGACACCCTGGAGGCCGGTGCCGGTTACGCGCAGGAGGTCGGCTTCGGCACGATCGTCGAGCGGGGCGTCCGCGCGGCCGAGTCCCTCCCCGGGCGGATCGTCTACGCCGGCTTCTCCCTCGGCGTCCTCCCCGCCCAGAAGCTGGCCCAGACCCGTGAGGGCGCGGCGGGCGTGCTGCTCTTCGAGGCGTGCGTGCCGGTGGAGGAGTTCGGCGGGGGATGGCCCGCGGGGGTGCCGGTCCAGGTCCACGGGATGGACGCCGACCCGTTCTTCGCGGGCGAGGGGGACGTGGAGGCGGCGCGGGCGCTGGTCGCGGGGGCGGGTGCGGGGCGCGGGGAGCTGTTCCTCTACCCGGGGGACCGACACCTGTTCGCGGACCCGGGACTCGCGGGGTACGACGCGGAGGCGGCGGGCTTGCTGACGGCGCGGGTGCGGGGGTTCCTGGACGGGCTCGCGGACTGA
- a CDS encoding ABC transporter ATP-binding protein, producing MNAVLRAESVDLSYGAHRAVSGADFTLRRGEIAAVMGSSGSGKSSLLYCLAGVLAPTGGRVVFDGVDLASLDDDELSTLRRERFGFVFQYGELLPELTVEENAALPLRLAGQRKAPAHAAAGEVLGRLGMTELLQRRTSQLSGGQSQRVAVARALVHRPAVVFADEPTGALDSANATAVLEEFLRLARDQDTAVVIVTHDESVAAHADVRYTMSDGVLK from the coding sequence ATGAACGCCGTTCTCCGCGCCGAGAGCGTAGACCTCTCCTACGGGGCCCACCGGGCAGTCAGCGGCGCCGATTTCACGCTGCGGCGCGGAGAAATCGCCGCCGTCATGGGGAGCAGTGGATCCGGCAAGTCCTCACTGCTCTACTGCCTGGCCGGGGTTCTGGCACCCACCGGCGGGCGCGTCGTCTTCGACGGCGTCGACCTCGCGTCCCTCGACGACGACGAGCTGAGCACGCTGCGCCGCGAACGGTTCGGGTTCGTCTTCCAGTACGGCGAGCTCCTGCCCGAGCTGACCGTCGAGGAGAACGCGGCGCTCCCGCTCCGTCTCGCCGGGCAGCGCAAGGCACCCGCCCACGCGGCGGCCGGGGAGGTGCTGGGGCGGCTCGGGATGACCGAGCTGCTCCAGCGCAGGACCTCCCAGCTGTCCGGCGGGCAGAGCCAGCGGGTCGCCGTGGCACGGGCGTTGGTGCACCGGCCGGCCGTCGTGTTCGCGGACGAGCCGACCGGCGCCCTCGACAGCGCCAACGCCACCGCCGTACTGGAGGAGTTCCTGCGGCTGGCCCGTGACCAGGACACGGCGGTCGTCATCGTCACGCACGACGAGAGCGTGGCCGCACATGCCGACGTCCGGTACACGATGTCCGACGGAGTCCTGAAGTGA
- a CDS encoding FtsX-like permease family protein produces MNCFLFGLRLLWRGGRRGRARFLLMTGGCALGVACLAAVLTIPAIIGAHEARSSARNPRPAMEDTSSTRSATIAYAMRRDAYGSEPFYRVFVARMRPGATPLPPGVDRLPSTGEVLVSPRLREILAEEPGIAGLLPGKVIGVIGPQGLAGQDDLYAYVGRTHQQLPSDASGLQSFGSSFDPYPAVDESTLDILRFTLSCVVLLPLAVFLSVCAQLSAESRARRLAALRLVGLSVKDTLRVNAGETVAAAFLGAVFGVVGYLGFNEVMARIGLPGLHWYPADGRPGTATLAVCLVFCPALAWFIGRQSSREAALTPLNVRRTAQRKPPRQYGTLLLVPGLGVIGGYSALSVLGRDPSGGSASAVLIPGAVLLTGAGLVFGLAPVTTWLARRLAGRVRSLPLTLAMRRAEVEPGSALRVVTGLVLLVYAASLTQGVLVELDQVSRRTAPVQEYALSVTALDAQQRARLGSAEGIAGQALTTDSWVRSLDEDTPRITAAVATCAQLASFTKSSSGCVDGKVLRVDEPETLRNEDSQPGRGFPFLLDDGRKIRIVVPQERVTVAAWQPSAFSGIDVLIPPSLLPPGTVPVDGTLSLVTASDPTTVRTTLDAIGAIAPTAEVEPVGIVVSSLHQLTVIRSLLAAGMVLGLVVGVAAFVVSVADRAMERRGQVAALALLGARGGTLRLAQCAQVVLPLGVGLTAAVVTGWLAESSYLITGGGAVHWDWAGLPLLIVSALGVLVVGGLASLPLVRRHVDPEHIRRD; encoded by the coding sequence GTGAACTGCTTCCTGTTCGGACTGCGGCTGCTGTGGCGCGGCGGGCGCCGGGGGCGGGCCCGCTTCCTGCTGATGACGGGCGGCTGCGCGCTGGGGGTGGCGTGTCTGGCCGCCGTTCTGACCATTCCGGCGATCATCGGTGCGCACGAGGCCCGGTCCAGCGCCCGGAACCCTCGCCCGGCCATGGAGGACACGTCCTCGACGCGCTCCGCCACCATCGCGTACGCGATGCGCCGGGACGCGTACGGATCCGAGCCGTTCTACCGGGTGTTCGTGGCCCGCATGCGGCCTGGTGCCACTCCGCTGCCGCCCGGAGTGGATCGGCTTCCCTCAACCGGCGAAGTGCTCGTCTCTCCGCGGCTGCGGGAGATTCTCGCCGAGGAGCCGGGCATCGCCGGGCTCCTGCCCGGGAAGGTGATCGGAGTCATCGGGCCGCAGGGGTTGGCGGGGCAGGACGACCTCTACGCGTACGTGGGACGGACGCACCAGCAGCTTCCGTCGGACGCTTCCGGACTCCAGTCGTTCGGTTCCTCGTTCGATCCGTATCCCGCCGTGGATGAGTCCACGCTCGACATCCTGCGTTTCACCCTCTCCTGCGTCGTCCTGCTCCCGCTCGCCGTGTTCCTGTCCGTCTGTGCCCAGCTCTCCGCTGAGTCGCGGGCGCGCAGGCTGGCCGCGCTGCGACTGGTCGGGCTGAGCGTGAAGGACACCCTGCGGGTCAACGCCGGGGAAACGGTGGCCGCCGCATTCCTCGGTGCGGTGTTCGGGGTGGTCGGATATCTCGGCTTCAACGAGGTCATGGCGCGGATCGGTCTGCCCGGCCTGCACTGGTACCCGGCCGACGGGCGGCCGGGTACCGCCACTCTCGCCGTGTGCCTGGTCTTCTGCCCCGCGCTCGCCTGGTTCATCGGCCGGCAGTCCTCCCGCGAGGCGGCGCTCACCCCGTTGAACGTCCGCCGGACCGCGCAGCGCAAGCCGCCGAGGCAGTACGGGACGCTGCTGCTGGTGCCGGGACTCGGCGTCATCGGCGGATACTCCGCTTTGAGCGTCCTCGGGCGGGACCCGTCCGGGGGCAGCGCGAGCGCCGTGCTCATCCCCGGGGCGGTGCTCCTGACCGGTGCGGGGCTGGTGTTCGGGCTCGCGCCTGTCACCACCTGGCTGGCCCGGCGGCTGGCCGGCCGCGTGCGGTCGCTGCCGCTCACCCTCGCGATGCGCCGGGCCGAGGTCGAGCCCGGTAGCGCACTGCGCGTCGTGACCGGGCTCGTCCTGCTCGTGTACGCGGCGTCGTTGACGCAGGGCGTACTCGTCGAGCTGGACCAGGTGAGCCGACGTACCGCGCCCGTCCAGGAGTACGCCCTGTCCGTGACCGCCCTCGACGCCCAGCAGCGAGCCCGTCTCGGTTCGGCGGAAGGGATCGCAGGGCAGGCACTCACCACCGACTCGTGGGTCCGCTCCCTCGACGAGGACACCCCACGGATCACTGCGGCCGTCGCGACCTGTGCACAACTCGCCTCCTTCACGAAGTCGTCCAGCGGCTGCGTCGATGGGAAGGTTCTCCGTGTCGACGAGCCGGAGACTCTGCGGAACGAGGACAGCCAGCCCGGCCGCGGCTTCCCCTTCCTCCTCGACGACGGAAGGAAGATCAGGATCGTCGTACCGCAGGAGAGGGTGACGGTGGCTGCCTGGCAGCCGTCGGCGTTCTCTGGCATCGACGTCCTCATCCCGCCGTCCCTCCTCCCTCCGGGCACCGTCCCGGTCGACGGCACCCTCAGTCTCGTCACCGCCTCCGACCCCACCACCGTCCGCACCACCCTGGACGCCATCGGCGCCATCGCGCCCACCGCCGAGGTCGAGCCCGTCGGCATCGTCGTCAGCTCGCTGCACCAGCTCACCGTCATCCGCAGCCTCCTGGCCGCCGGCATGGTGCTCGGACTCGTCGTCGGGGTCGCAGCGTTCGTCGTCTCGGTGGCCGACCGGGCGATGGAGCGGCGCGGGCAGGTCGCCGCGCTCGCCCTGCTGGGGGCGCGGGGCGGGACGCTGCGGCTCGCGCAGTGCGCGCAGGTCGTGCTGCCGCTCGGGGTGGGGCTCACGGCGGCCGTGGTCACCGGGTGGCTGGCCGAGTCCAGCTACCTGATCACCGGCGGCGGCGCCGTCCACTGGGACTGGGCCGGACTGCCGTTGCTGATCGTGTCGGCGCTGGGGGTGCTGGTGGTCGGCGGGCTGGCCTCGCTGCCGCTCGTACGGCGGCACGTCGATCCCGAGCACATTCGCCGGGACTGA
- a CDS encoding DUF4287 domain-containing protein, protein MSATPPVKGPASYFPSIEKKYGRPVSDWLGLIESSPLVKHMELVAWLKSEHGLGHGHANALVAHALAGGK, encoded by the coding sequence ATGTCCGCCACTCCCCCCGTCAAGGGCCCCGCCAGCTACTTCCCCTCCATCGAGAAGAAGTACGGGCGTCCCGTCTCCGATTGGCTCGGGCTCATCGAGAGCTCCCCGCTCGTCAAGCACATGGAGCTCGTCGCCTGGCTCAAGTCCGAGCACGGGCTCGGTCACGGCCACGCCAACGCCCTCGTCGCCCACGCGCTCGCCGGCGGCAAGTAG
- a CDS encoding ArsR/SmtB family transcription factor, translating to MESGLSFSAADLAQTRFAVSPMWEVVTSFRLLRDASEPPLHRRWAAQVRPRIVRAGLDRGRLAALVPARGYLADFLNPTPTGPFPTLEAELDAILRTPPEQIARDLGLLGGRDADDAGTRVAGPGAGAGTGAGAGAGAGRRTGAALSGEAGTDAHTALDLERLTAEIRTYWELALAPYWARIRSLLEADVFHRARQVAEHGSARVLSELHETVRWDDGTLRLVRRACALTRDQAGSGLLLIPSAFAWPRVLTRSVAPDPPQLAYPARGIGNLWEPRTAGTATEAVAAVLGRSRTLLLAELDTPASTTQLAASSGLSAAGVSQHLIALKNAGLVTAHRSGRSVLYARTAVADSLLCPTEEPV from the coding sequence GTGGAGTCCGGACTCAGCTTCTCCGCCGCCGATCTCGCCCAGACCCGCTTCGCCGTCTCCCCCATGTGGGAGGTCGTCACCAGCTTCCGTCTCCTCCGCGACGCCTCCGAACCGCCGCTCCACCGCCGTTGGGCCGCCCAGGTCCGGCCCCGGATCGTCCGTGCCGGGCTCGACCGCGGCCGGCTCGCCGCGCTCGTCCCCGCCCGCGGCTACCTCGCCGACTTCCTCAACCCCACCCCCACCGGGCCCTTCCCCACCCTGGAAGCCGAACTCGACGCCATCCTGCGGACCCCGCCCGAGCAGATCGCCCGCGATCTGGGCCTCCTCGGCGGCCGGGACGCGGACGACGCGGGCACGCGCGTCGCCGGCCCGGGAGCAGGGGCAGGAACAGGAGCAGGAGCAGGAGCAGGAGCAGGCAGGCGCACGGGTGCCGCCCTCTCGGGCGAAGCGGGCACGGACGCCCACACCGCTCTCGACCTCGAACGGCTCACCGCCGAGATCCGGACCTACTGGGAGCTCGCCCTCGCCCCCTACTGGGCCCGCATCCGCAGCCTCCTGGAAGCCGACGTCTTCCATCGCGCCCGCCAGGTCGCCGAGCACGGCTCCGCGCGCGTGCTCAGTGAACTGCACGAGACCGTACGGTGGGACGACGGCACCCTGCGGCTCGTCCGGCGTGCCTGCGCGCTCACCCGCGACCAGGCAGGTTCCGGGCTGCTGCTGATCCCCTCGGCCTTCGCCTGGCCGCGGGTCCTCACCCGCTCCGTCGCCCCCGACCCGCCCCAACTCGCCTATCCCGCGCGAGGGATCGGCAACCTGTGGGAGCCCCGCACCGCCGGCACCGCGACCGAGGCCGTCGCCGCCGTCCTCGGACGCTCCCGCACCCTGCTCCTCGCCGAGCTCGACACCCCCGCCTCGACCACCCAACTCGCCGCCTCCTCGGGGCTGTCGGCGGCCGGTGTCTCCCAGCACCTCATCGCCCTCAAGAACGCCGGCCTGGTCACCGCCCACCGCAGCGGCCGGTCCGTCCTCTACGCCCGCACCGCCGTCGCCGACAGCCTGCTCTGCCCTACGGAGGAACCCGTATGA
- a CDS encoding alpha/beta fold hydrolase codes for MTTAVTAPATPPSSEWTEHVLIRDGVRLSCRDWGGGDRGDSGDSAGDAGDGHGHGHGHGHGHGHGGSRHSLLLLHGLAGQSGEWDALARLLRADGHRVVALDQRGHGASERHPADTSRAAYVADVIAVLDDPGLGLASGPGGRPPVLIGQSYGGHAALLTAAAHPARLSGAVLVEAGPGGAEPGTLDGIGDWLRSWPVPFPSREAAAAYFGGGPVGDGWAGGLEERDGGWWPRFDPEVMVASLAENTGRDWWEEWAAIGVPLLAVLGENGIIEQAEYEGMAARLPAGLRGACVPGTGHDLHLERPEALYDLVSRFLGEELR; via the coding sequence ATGACCACCGCCGTGACCGCCCCCGCCACGCCGCCCTCCTCCGAGTGGACCGAGCACGTCCTCATACGGGACGGAGTACGGCTCTCCTGCCGCGACTGGGGCGGCGGGGACAGGGGGGACAGCGGGGACAGCGCGGGCGACGCAGGCGACGGCCACGGCCACGGGCACGGCCACGGGCACGGCCACGGGCACGGCGGCTCCCGTCACTCCCTCCTCCTGCTCCACGGGCTCGCCGGGCAGTCCGGCGAATGGGACGCGCTCGCCCGGCTCCTGCGCGCCGACGGGCACCGGGTCGTCGCCCTCGACCAGCGCGGTCACGGCGCGAGCGAGCGGCACCCCGCCGACACCTCGCGCGCCGCGTACGTCGCCGACGTCATCGCCGTACTCGACGATCCCGGCCTCGGCCTGGCGTCCGGTCCCGGGGGCCGGCCGCCCGTGCTCATCGGGCAGTCGTACGGCGGGCACGCCGCCCTCCTCACCGCCGCCGCGCACCCCGCGCGCCTCTCCGGAGCCGTCCTCGTCGAGGCCGGGCCCGGCGGCGCGGAGCCGGGGACCCTGGACGGCATCGGGGACTGGCTCAGGTCCTGGCCCGTGCCCTTCCCCTCGCGGGAGGCGGCAGCCGCGTACTTCGGCGGCGGGCCCGTGGGGGACGGCTGGGCCGGTGGCCTGGAGGAGCGGGACGGGGGCTGGTGGCCCCGGTTCGACCCCGAGGTGATGGTCGCCTCCCTCGCCGAGAACACCGGGCGCGACTGGTGGGAGGAGTGGGCCGCGATCGGCGTCCCGCTGCTCGCCGTCCTCGGCGAGAACGGCATCATCGAGCAGGCGGAGTACGAGGGGATGGCGGCGCGGCTGCCCGCCGGGCTCCGGGGCGCCTGCGTCCCCGGCACCGGGCACGACCTGCACCTGGAACGGCCGGAAGCGCTGTACGACCTCGTCTCCCGCTTCCTCGGGGAGGAACTGCGCTGA